One Halanaerobium hydrogeniformans genomic window, TTTGTTGGCTGTTCAATTGGTGGGGCTCCAATAGAAGATATTGCGAAATCACTGATGCCTTTTTATATGGTGCTCGTTATTATGGTACTGCTGCTGACTTTTGTACCAGAAATAACTCTCTTTTTACCCCGCTTATTAATGGGAATTTAAACTAAAGTTTTTAAGATAAAATTTATTTCAAAAACTCCTTATAAATTAATATAATCTAGAAAAAAGCCCTTAAGGGCTTTTTTCTATTTGTTTTCTGCGATGATTTTATCTATCAGTTTATTCCAATCTTCATCTACGGTCTGATATTCTCGATTATTGTCAAACCAATCAATTGATTTTTTTACACCTTTTGCAAAAGGAATTAGAGTTTTATAATCAGGGGCAAATCTTTTTATTTTGCTATTGTCAAAAACAACACTCACTGCTTTATCACCCAGTAAAGTACCTCTTAGGCTTTGATCATACTGAATGATCTTTTCAGATGCTACATGAAGCAGTTCTATCTCTACTCCAGCTGCTTTAGCTATTAATTTAAATATTTGATTCCAATTTAGACTTTCATCGGAAGTAATCTGAAAAGCATGCCCAATTGCTTGAATATTGCCCATTAAAGGTAGAAAAGCCCTGGCAAAGTCTGTATTATGGGTCATTGTCCAGAGTGAACTTCCATCTCCATGAACTAATATTTTTTTCCTTCTACGCATCCTATCGATTAAAGACCAGGGAGCTTTACTACTGTTTAAAGCTGCTGGTATTGAACGATAACCATAAGTATGAGAAGGTCTGACAATTGTCACCGGAAAACCATTGCGGCGATATTCAGCCATCAGTAGGTTTTCACATGCTATTTTATTTTGTGAATATTCCCAGTAAGGATTTGCTAAAGGTGTGGATTCATCAATCAGATAACTACTCTGTGGTTTCTGATAGGCAGAAGCAGAGCTGATAAAAATATACTGTTCTGTTTTGTCCCTGAAAATTTCTAGATCATTTTTAATGTGCTCAGGCTTATAGGCAATCCAGTTAACAACTACATCAAAATTATGATCTTTAAGTTGAGTTTTTACTTCTTCTTGATTGCGAATATTGCCTTTGATAATGGTAGCTTTGTTTGGAGCAAATTGATTATTATTACCTCGATTAAATAAATACAGGTCGATGTCTTTTTCCATACTTAATTTTGAGACTGCTTCACTTATAGTTCCAGTGCCTCCAATAAATAAAACCTTCATTTAATCCACCACCCATTTTGATTTTTAGTTTACTATTATTTAATATATTCACTATTAAATTTTTTTCACCTTTAAGTAATTAGATTAAAAGCCAAGTTTTCTTGAGATAACTACTGGAATTTTTAAAATAGCTGGAAATAGCCTTTGATAAGTGATAAGATAGTATATTAGTGAAGGGATAATATATATTAAAATATTATTAAAGTAAATTTAAAATGACATCTATATAATTATTAATTTGGAAAGGAAGTCACTTATATGAAAGCAATAATTAGTGTAATTGGAGTAGATCAAATAGGAATAATAGCTGAGGTAAGTTCTTTACTGGCGGCAAATAAGGTTAATATTCTTGATATTAATCAGACAGTTTTAGATGAGTATTTTACAATGACAATGTTGGTTGATTTAGAAAAATTAGAAACCCCATTAGAAGAATTAAAAAAAGAATTAAGCAATAAGGGGGAAAAGATGGGGCTTTCAATTAAGCTGCAGCATGAAGATATTTTTAGATCTATGCACAGAATTTAGCAGTATTAATTAAATAATTTTTTCTAAAAAGGAAGTGGAGAAATGATAAATAATTATGAAATAATGGAAACTATTAGAATGTTAGAGGAAGAAAAGCTTGACATTAGAACAATAACAATGGGCATATCTTTAAGTGATTGTGCTGATAGTGATGGCGATAAAGCCAGAGAAAAGATTTATAATAAAATAGTTGATTATGCGGGAGAGCTGGTCAGTGTAGCTGAAGAAATTGAAGTTAAGTATGATATACCGATAATAAACAAAAGGATTTCAGTTACCCCGATCTCACTAGTAGCAGCAGCTTCAAATGATGATAATTATTTAAAATTTGCTAAAACATTAGATAAAGCTGCAAAAGAGGTTGGTGTTGATTTTATTGGCGGCTTTTCTGCTTTAGTACATAAAGGAATGACTAAAGCTGATAAAAAATTAATCGCCTCCATTCCTGAGGCGTTAGCTCAAACTGAGCGGGTATGCTCATCAGTTAACATAGGTACTACAAAAGCAGGTATAAATATGGATGCAGTTGCATATATGGGTTTAATAGTTAAAGAGGCTGCTCAATTAACTGCAGAAAATGGAGGAGCAGGAGCCAGTAAATTAGTTATTTTTGCTAATGCCCCTGAGGATAATCCGTTTATGGCCGGTGCTTTTCATGGAGTTGGTGAGGGAGAATGTATGATTAATGTTGGTATTTCTGGTCCGGGAGCTGTAAAATCTGCTTTAACCAATGTTAAAGGAAAATCTTTTGATGTAGTTGCAGAAACTATTAAAAAAAGTGCCTTTAAAATTACCAGAATGGGTCAGCTTGTTGCAAATGAAGCTTCAGAAATGCTTGGGGTAACACCAGGTATAGTAGATTTATCTTTAGCACCTACTCCAGCGGTTGGAGATAGTGTAGCAAGAATTCTAGAAGAAATGGGTTTAGAAAGCTGTGGTGTACATGGTACAACAGCTGCTTTAGCCCTTTTAAATGATGCAGTTAAAAAAGGTGGGGTTATGGCTTCTTCTCATGTAGGTGGCTTGAGTGGTGCCTTTATTCCGGTCAGCGAAGATGCGGGTATGATTGAGGCTGTAGAAAAAGGATCTCTCAGTTTGGAAAAATTAGAAGCTATGACTGCAGTTTGTTCAGTGGGACTCGATATGATCGCAATTCCAGGCAAAACAACGGCAGAAACTATTTCTGCTATTATTGCTGATGAAGCTGCAATTGGGATGGTAAATAATAAAACTACTGCCGTTAGAATTATACCAGTACCAGGTAAAGATGTCGGTGATGAAGTAGTATATGGAGGTTTATTTGGCCGGGCTCCTATTATGAAGGTTAGTGAATTTTCCAGCAGTGAATTTATAAAAAGAGGTGGCAGAATTCCTGCTCCAATGCATAGCTTAAAAAATTAATAATTAAAAAATTAACTCCCTTTTTAGATAAAAGCTTAGAAAAGCATCTATCAAAAAGGGAGTTTTTTAATTAGAAAAAATTAAACTACTTGTTAGATTCTTTTTTCAATCCAGTTAAGGATATCTATAATTACATCTTCTTTTTCTGGAGCATTTAAGATTTCGTGATAAAGTTCATCGTAAATTTTTAATTCTTTATCTTCAGATGAGATTAATTTATAAAGTTCTTCTGAGCAATATGAATCTACTATCTGATCATCTCCACCATGTAAGATCAAAGCAGGGTAGGTGTATTTATTTAAATTACTTACCAACCAGGGGATACCTTTATCAAGCATTGTTTTCATTAATCTTAAGGTAGTATATTCTGATACATAAGGATCTTTTAAATAATCGTCTATAACATATTGAGATCTTGAGATTAAATCTCCCAGTTCATTTGGTAATTTAAGGTCTGGATTATCTTCTAAGCTCATATTATCAATTTCTGCAAAAGCATCAGTTTTATTTGTCCAGCCTCCTGTTAAAATTTGACCATCTAAACTTTCAGGATATTTAATACCATAGCCTGCTGCAATAAAACCACCCATACTGTGCCCAAGCATAAATATCGGCAAATCCGGATTTTCACTGCTGGCTTTTTGGACTGCAGTATCTGCATCATCTAAATAAACATTATGATCTTCTAGATATGCCTGTTTGCCATCAGAGCGCCCATGACCTCTATTATCAAATCTATAAACAGAAAAACCTTCACCATTAAAACGACCAGCCAGATAATCATATCTGCCCTGATGTTCATCTAAACCGTGAACTATAACGATTACTGCCTTCGGGTTATCAACTAGGTCTCTGCGAAAAAACATCTTTTTACCGTCAAAAGTTTTAAGATATTCACTATTATGCATTTAATTACTCCTCCTTTAAGATTAAGTAATTTCTAATTATATAATTAACTATAAAAGATTTTATTCCTGCTTGAGAAAATTTAATTTAAATATCGTTGAGTGTTAATCCACTATATGGTAATATATAATCAATACAGTTTAGATTGGGGCTGGTAAAATGAACCTGCTTAAACATGAGGAATATAAGAATCTCAAGATGAAAGATTATGTTTATAATGTTTTAAAGAAAAATATAATTTACTTAAAATTAAAACCAGGGAAACGTTTAATAAAAAAAGAAATCAAAAAAGAATTTAATGTCAGCAGAACACCTATTAGAGAAGCTTTTATAAAACTGCAGGAAGAAGCTTTAATTGATGTTTATCCACAAAGAGCAACTTATGTTTCCTATATTGACTTAAAAAATGTAGAGGAAGCAAAATTTATGCGAAATACTTTAGA contains:
- a CDS encoding SDR family oxidoreductase; amino-acid sequence: MKVLFIGGTGTISEAVSKLSMEKDIDLYLFNRGNNNQFAPNKATIIKGNIRNQEEVKTQLKDHNFDVVVNWIAYKPEHIKNDLEIFRDKTEQYIFISSASAYQKPQSSYLIDESTPLANPYWEYSQNKIACENLLMAEYRRNGFPVTIVRPSHTYGYRSIPAALNSSKAPWSLIDRMRRRKKILVHGDGSSLWTMTHNTDFARAFLPLMGNIQAIGHAFQITSDESLNWNQIFKLIAKAAGVEIELLHVASEKIIQYDQSLRGTLLGDKAVSVVFDNSKIKRFAPDYKTLIPFAKGVKKSIDWFDNNREYQTVDEDWNKLIDKIIAENK
- a CDS encoding ACT domain-containing protein, which encodes MKAIISVIGVDQIGIIAEVSSLLAANKVNILDINQTVLDEYFTMTMLVDLEKLETPLEELKKELSNKGEKMGLSIKLQHEDIFRSMHRI
- a CDS encoding PFL family protein, with protein sequence MINNYEIMETIRMLEEEKLDIRTITMGISLSDCADSDGDKAREKIYNKIVDYAGELVSVAEEIEVKYDIPIINKRISVTPISLVAAASNDDNYLKFAKTLDKAAKEVGVDFIGGFSALVHKGMTKADKKLIASIPEALAQTERVCSSVNIGTTKAGINMDAVAYMGLIVKEAAQLTAENGGAGASKLVIFANAPEDNPFMAGAFHGVGEGECMINVGISGPGAVKSALTNVKGKSFDVVAETIKKSAFKITRMGQLVANEASEMLGVTPGIVDLSLAPTPAVGDSVARILEEMGLESCGVHGTTAALALLNDAVKKGGVMASSHVGGLSGAFIPVSEDAGMIEAVEKGSLSLEKLEAMTAVCSVGLDMIAIPGKTTAETISAIIADEAAIGMVNNKTTAVRIIPVPGKDVGDEVVYGGLFGRAPIMKVSEFSSSEFIKRGGRIPAPMHSLKN
- a CDS encoding alpha/beta hydrolase, whose protein sequence is MHNSEYLKTFDGKKMFFRRDLVDNPKAVIVIVHGLDEHQGRYDYLAGRFNGEGFSVYRFDNRGHGRSDGKQAYLEDHNVYLDDADTAVQKASSENPDLPIFMLGHSMGGFIAAGYGIKYPESLDGQILTGGWTNKTDAFAEIDNMSLEDNPDLKLPNELGDLISRSQYVIDDYLKDPYVSEYTTLRLMKTMLDKGIPWLVSNLNKYTYPALILHGGDDQIVDSYCSEELYKLISSEDKELKIYDELYHEILNAPEKEDVIIDILNWIEKRI